The DNA sequence CTGACGGGGATTGAATCGATTTCGCTTGCCAGACGGAATGATTCATCAAATTGTGAAATCAAGTGTGAAATACTCCTGCGTCTTTCCCTCCTCATCAGGGTCATGCTCAACCGGGCCCGTGTCATGTCTGAGAGACCACTTCGCGTTTTCCCTGGTTTCATTCATTCAGTGATGGACAGTCTGGTTTTTGCGTTATCAGAAACAGGGCCAGACCAGAGGAACGGACATCCCTGAGACGGGCTGCTGTCGAATAGACAGGCTGCTGTCAGGAATAAAAACGCAGCAAAAACTAACAATACAATTTTCTTTCAACTGAAACAGTCTGAACTGGCAACAGAACAGACTGCCAGGGAGTAACAATCAGAATGGCGACCACAGACGTGCCTGGTGCTAACGGCAAAATCAGCGAACAACTGGATGCTGTTGTTATCCGTTTTTGTGGAGATAGTGGAGACGGGATGCAGCTGGCTGGCACGCAGTTTACCAACGTGTCAGCCGTCTTCGGTAATGATGTCAGCACATTGCCGGATTTCCCCGCAGAAATTCGCGCACCCGCCGGTACGCTCGGTGGCGTGAGTGGTTTCCAGATCTGCTTCTCCAGTTCCGACATCTACACGCCGGGCGATGAAGTCGACACCCTGGTTGCCATGAACCCCGCTGCTCTCAAGACGAACGTTGCCGACCTCAAGCGGGGCGGAACCCTGATCGTTAACGAAGATGCGTTCGAGAAGAGCAATCTCTCCAAAGCCGGCTACGAGAGCAACCCGCTGGACGATGAAGAAGCACTCGCTGCCTACCAGGTCCAGAAAGTGCCAATGACCAGCCTCACTCGTGACGCTGTCGCGGAACTGGGACTGTCACCTCGTGAAGCAGAACGTTGCAAAAACTTCTTCGCCATGGGCCTGGTCTACTGGCTCTACCAGCGGGATGCGACACCGACCGAAGAATGGGTCAAGAGCAAGTTTGCCAAGAAACCCGAACTGGTTGAAGCAAACCTCAAGGCACTGCATGCCGGCTATAACTTCGGAATAACCACCGAAGCGATGACCGTGCACTATCGCGTTGATCCTGCGGAACTGCCACCAGGTAAATATCGCAAAGTCACCGGTAATGAAGCGATCGCCTTCGGTTTCGTCACCGCAGCCACTCTGGCCGGTAAGAAGCTGTTTTACGGCGGTTACCCGATTACACCTGCCAGCGATATTCTGCACGAGCTGTCCAAACTGAAAAACTTCAACGTGGTCACCTTCCAGGCGGAAGACGAAATCGCCGCCATCACCAGTGTGGTGGGAGCCTCCTATGC is a window from the Gimesia benthica genome containing:
- a CDS encoding 2-oxoacid:acceptor oxidoreductase subunit alpha; translation: MATTDVPGANGKISEQLDAVVIRFCGDSGDGMQLAGTQFTNVSAVFGNDVSTLPDFPAEIRAPAGTLGGVSGFQICFSSSDIYTPGDEVDTLVAMNPAALKTNVADLKRGGTLIVNEDAFEKSNLSKAGYESNPLDDEEALAAYQVQKVPMTSLTRDAVAELGLSPREAERCKNFFAMGLVYWLYQRDATPTEEWVKSKFAKKPELVEANLKALHAGYNFGITTEAMTVHYRVDPAELPPGKYRKVTGNEAIAFGFVTAATLAGKKLFYGGYPITPASDILHELSKLKNFNVVTFQAEDEIAAITSVVGASYAGDLAITASSGPGIALKGEGMGLGAIMELPMVIVDVQRGGPSTGLPTKTEQSDLYMCMFGRNGDCPLPLVAPASPADCFHMAQEAMRIAVEFMTPVMLLSDGYIANGAEPWQIPEMSSLKPIKVSHEKRQKDGEQFMPYLRDEKKARPWVVPGTPGCEHRVGGLEKSDVTGNVDYSPQNHQYMTTLRANKIAGIADFIPEQEVEGPESGELLVISWGGTYGAVRTAVKHSIKEGLSVAHAHLRYLNPFPKNLGDVIKNYKKVLIPELNTGQLRMIIRGTYLADAVGLNKVQGKPFLISEVKQKIREVIEDK